The following are from one region of the Desertibacillus haloalkaliphilus genome:
- a CDS encoding Clp protease N-terminal domain-containing protein, whose amino-acid sequence SEKIQKEVESLIGKGQEGSKTIHYTPRAKKVIELSMDEARKLGHSYVGTEHILLGLIREGEGVAARVLNNLGVSLNKARQQVLQLLGSNEVGNSSGQSTGATNANTPTLD is encoded by the coding sequence GATCTGAAAAGATTCAAAAGGAAGTTGAGTCGTTAATTGGAAAAGGACAAGAAGGATCTAAGACGATTCACTATACTCCAAGAGCGAAAAAAGTCATTGAACTTTCGATGGATGAAGCACGTAAACTAGGGCACTCTTATGTTGGAACCGAGCATATTTTACTTGGCCTTATCCGAGAAGGAGAAGGTGTTGCGGCTCGTGTTTTAAATAACTTAGGGGTGAGTTTAAATAAAGCTCGTCAACAAGTGTTGCAATTACTTGGGAGCAATGAAGTTGGGAACTCTTCTGGTCAAAGTACAGGGGCAACAAATGCAAACACTCCAACACTTGAT